In a single window of the Nodularia spumigena CCY9414 genome:
- the dnaJ gene encoding molecular chaperone DnaJ, with protein sequence MARDYYEILGVSRDADKEDIKQAYRRLARKYHPDVNKEPGAEDRFKEINRAYEVLSEPDIRERYNRFGEAGVSGAAAGAGFQDMGDMGGFADIFESIFSGFAGGGMGGPTQRRRSGPVRGDDLRLDLKLDFREAVFGGEKEIRISHLEVCDTCGGSGAKAGTRPRTCSTCGGSGQVRRVTRTPFGSFTQVSTCPSCNGTGMVIEDKCDACDGKGTNQVPKKLKITIPAGVDNGTRLRISQEGDAGQRGGPPGDLYVYLFVNEDEEFQRDGINVLSEIKVSYLQAILGCRLEVETVDGPVELIIPAGTQPNTVMKLENRGVPRLGNPVSRGDHLLTILIDIPTKVIPEERELLEKLAKIKGDRTGKGGLEGFLGNLFK encoded by the coding sequence ATGGCCCGCGACTATTATGAAATTCTGGGTGTCTCTCGTGACGCCGACAAAGAAGACATCAAACAAGCTTACCGCCGTTTAGCCCGGAAGTATCACCCAGATGTGAACAAAGAACCGGGAGCGGAAGATCGGTTTAAGGAAATTAACCGCGCTTATGAAGTGCTTTCTGAGCCAGATATTCGAGAACGTTATAACCGTTTTGGTGAAGCTGGTGTTTCAGGGGCTGCTGCTGGCGCAGGTTTCCAAGACATGGGCGATATGGGCGGCTTTGCCGATATCTTTGAAAGTATTTTCAGTGGCTTCGCTGGTGGCGGTATGGGTGGTCCCACGCAACGACGGCGCAGTGGCCCGGTGCGGGGTGACGACTTAAGGCTAGACCTGAAGTTAGACTTTCGAGAAGCGGTATTTGGCGGCGAAAAAGAAATTCGGATTTCCCATTTAGAGGTCTGTGATACCTGTGGTGGTTCAGGTGCCAAAGCAGGTACTCGCCCTCGTACTTGTTCCACTTGTGGCGGTTCTGGTCAAGTGCGTCGTGTGACTAGAACACCTTTTGGTAGCTTCACTCAAGTCTCAACTTGTCCGAGCTGTAACGGTACGGGAATGGTGATTGAAGACAAATGTGATGCTTGTGATGGTAAGGGTACAAATCAAGTACCTAAAAAACTCAAGATTACCATTCCAGCTGGGGTGGATAATGGGACGCGCTTACGAATCTCCCAAGAAGGGGATGCTGGTCAACGTGGTGGCCCTCCTGGAGATTTGTATGTCTATTTATTTGTCAATGAAGACGAAGAATTCCAACGAGATGGCATTAATGTTCTCTCAGAAATTAAAGTTAGCTATCTGCAAGCAATTTTAGGTTGTCGTTTGGAAGTAGAAACAGTAGACGGGCCAGTGGAACTGATTATCCCCGCCGGAACTCAGCCGAATACAGTCATGAAGCTGGAAAATCGCGGCGTACCTCGTTTGGGAAATCCGGTGAGTCGCGGAGACCATCTGCTGACAATATTAATTGATATTCCTACCAAGGTGATTCCCGAAGAAAGAGAATTGCTGGAGAAGCTGGCTAAAATTAAGGGAGACCGTACTGGTAAAGGTGGTCTAGAAGGATTCTTGGGAAATCTGTTTAAGTAA
- a CDS encoding sulfurtransferase TusA family protein: MKSSHLSTPDAQLDLRGTPCPINFVRTKLCLEKMLPGSLLEVWLDSGEPIEQVPDSLTMAGYQVEQITDCMGYFSLLVRRPATAQ, encoded by the coding sequence ATGAAGTCTTCTCACCTTTCAACTCCCGACGCTCAACTTGACTTGCGCGGCACTCCTTGCCCGATTAATTTCGTGCGGACAAAATTATGTTTGGAAAAAATGCTGCCCGGAAGTTTACTCGAAGTTTGGCTAGACTCTGGAGAACCGATTGAGCAAGTTCCTGATAGCCTCACAATGGCAGGTTATCAGGTTGAGCAAATTACAGATTGCATGGGCTATTTTTCTTTGTTAGTACGCCGTCCGGCTACTGCCCAATGA
- the dnaK gene encoding molecular chaperone DnaK translates to MGKVIGIDLGTTNSCVAVLEGGKPIVISNTEGGRTTPSIVGFGKGDVRLVGQMAKRQAVTNAENTVYSVKRFIGRRWEDTQTERSRVPYSCIKGRDDTVDVQIRGHDYTPQEISAMVLQKLKQDAESFLGEEVTQAVITVPAYFTDAQRQATKDAGTIAGLEVLRIINEPTAAALAFGLEKQDQEQLILVFDLGGGTFDVSILQLGDGVFEVKGTCGNNHLGGDDFDNAIVTWMIERFQEQEKIDLSPDKMALQRLREAAEKAKIELSHMASTSINLPFLTANEAGPKHLEMELNRAQFEEMAKPLIDATIEPMIQALKDADLQTQDIDRIILVGGSTRIPAVQNALVKFFNGKAPDRSINPDEAVGLGAAIQAGVLSGEVDNLLLLDITPLSLGIETLGEVFTKIIERNTTIPTSKFQVFSTAVDGQTSVEIHILQGERAMARDNKSLGKFLLKGIPPSPRGVPQIEVSFEIDVNGILKVAAQDKGTGREQSVRITNTGGLKTNEVERMQQEAEVFAEEDRKRKELVELKNQADNLLFSYQSSIRDNRDFIGEQMKALANEKVIQLQAVMANPRITLTEFQECLDDFQQTLFAIGADVYNRANDEEDSAEVAEVSEQLLTSELEQPLNGTLIPQFNFDFDDESTAQADYEAID, encoded by the coding sequence ATGGGAAAAGTTATTGGCATCGATTTAGGCACTACTAACAGTTGCGTCGCAGTTTTGGAGGGTGGCAAACCAATTGTGATCTCCAACACTGAAGGGGGACGTACTACACCTAGTATTGTGGGATTTGGCAAGGGTGATGTTCGCTTAGTCGGTCAGATGGCAAAGCGCCAAGCCGTCACTAATGCGGAAAACACAGTTTATAGTGTCAAGCGATTTATCGGTCGTCGCTGGGAAGATACTCAAACAGAACGCAGTCGTGTACCTTATAGCTGTATCAAAGGTCGAGATGATACTGTTGATGTGCAAATTCGGGGCCATGACTACACACCCCAGGAAATATCTGCTATGGTTCTGCAAAAACTCAAGCAGGATGCAGAAAGTTTCTTGGGTGAAGAAGTAACTCAGGCAGTAATTACCGTACCAGCATATTTCACAGATGCCCAAAGACAAGCAACTAAAGATGCTGGTACTATTGCTGGACTGGAAGTTCTCCGGATCATCAACGAGCCAACTGCTGCGGCTTTAGCCTTTGGTTTAGAAAAACAAGACCAAGAGCAGTTGATTTTAGTATTTGACCTAGGAGGCGGGACTTTCGATGTTTCCATCCTCCAACTTGGGGATGGAGTTTTTGAAGTGAAGGGAACTTGTGGTAACAACCACTTGGGCGGAGATGACTTTGATAACGCGATCGTCACCTGGATGATTGAACGTTTCCAGGAACAAGAGAAAATCGATCTTTCCCCCGATAAAATGGCACTGCAACGTCTGCGGGAAGCAGCAGAAAAGGCAAAAATTGAACTTTCTCATATGGCGAGTACTTCCATTAACTTGCCATTTCTCACTGCCAATGAGGCTGGGCCAAAACATCTGGAAATGGAACTCAATCGCGCTCAATTTGAAGAGATGGCAAAGCCTTTAATTGACGCTACTATCGAGCCAATGATTCAAGCCCTTAAAGACGCAGACCTCCAAACACAAGACATAGATCGAATTATTTTGGTAGGTGGTTCCACCCGCATTCCAGCAGTGCAGAATGCCCTCGTTAAGTTTTTTAACGGTAAAGCTCCCGATCGCTCTATCAACCCTGATGAGGCAGTAGGACTTGGTGCAGCAATTCAAGCAGGGGTACTGAGTGGCGAGGTCGATAATCTTCTGCTCTTGGATATCACTCCCCTATCCCTGGGAATTGAAACTTTGGGAGAAGTGTTTACAAAAATTATTGAACGTAACACCACAATTCCCACCAGTAAATTTCAAGTTTTTTCCACTGCTGTTGATGGACAAACCTCTGTAGAAATTCACATCCTCCAAGGGGAAAGGGCAATGGCCAGGGATAACAAAAGTCTGGGGAAATTTCTCCTGAAAGGAATTCCGCCATCTCCCCGTGGCGTTCCACAAATAGAAGTATCTTTTGAAATTGATGTTAACGGTATTCTCAAGGTTGCAGCCCAAGACAAAGGTACTGGTCGAGAGCAGAGTGTTCGGATCACGAATACAGGCGGTCTCAAAACCAACGAAGTAGAACGGATGCAACAAGAAGCCGAAGTATTTGCCGAAGAAGATAGAAAACGGAAAGAACTGGTTGAACTCAAAAATCAAGCAGATAATTTGTTGTTTAGTTACCAATCAAGCATCAGGGATAACCGTGACTTTATTGGTGAGCAGATGAAAGCTTTAGCCAACGAAAAAGTCATTCAACTCCAAGCCGTAATGGCTAATCCCCGCATTACGCTCACAGAATTTCAAGAGTGCTTAGATGACTTCCAACAAACTTTGTTTGCCATTGGTGCTGATGTCTACAACCGAGCTAACGATGAAGAAGATAGTGCCGAAGTGGCAGAAGTTTCAGAGCAACTGTTGACATCAGAATTAGAGCAACCGTTGAATGGAACACTAATACCACAATTCAACTTTGATTTTGATGACGAAAGTACAGCACAGGCTGATTATGAAGCAATAGATTAG
- a CDS encoding glycoside hydrolase family 57 protein, which translates to MAIGYVALVLHAHLPFVRHPESDYVLEEEWLYEAITETYIPLLKVFEGLKRDGIDFKITMSMTPPLVSMLRDPLLQERYDAHLSQLEELIELEIERNVKNGHLRYLAEHYANEFNEARQIWEHYKGDLITGFKKFQDSNNLEIITCGATHGYLPLMKMYPQAVWAQIQVACEHYEQTFGQAPRGIWLPECAYYEGVERMLADAGLRYFLTDGHGILYARPRPRFGTYAPIFTEPGVAAFGRDHESSQQVWSSEVGYPGAAEYREFYKDLGWEAEYEYIKPYIMPNGQRKNTGIKYHKITGRGLGLSDKALYDPYWAREKAAEHAANFMYNRERQVEHLNGIMGRPPIIVSPYDAELFGHWWYEGPWFIDYLFRKSWHDQGTYEMAHLADYLRTEPTQQVCRPSQSSWGYKGFHEYWLNETNAWIYPHLHKATERMIEISHIEAEDDLQEKALNQAARELLLAQSSDWAFIMRTGTMVPYAVRRTRSHLMRFNKLYEDVKIGKVDSGWLEKVELMDNIFPAINYRVYRPLS; encoded by the coding sequence ATGGCTATCGGCTACGTCGCGCTTGTACTTCATGCACATCTACCCTTTGTTCGTCACCCAGAAAGTGACTATGTGTTAGAAGAAGAATGGCTTTATGAAGCCATCACCGAAACATACATTCCATTATTAAAAGTATTTGAGGGCTTAAAACGAGACGGTATCGACTTTAAAATCACCATGAGTATGACACCCCCCCTAGTGTCCATGCTCCGTGACCCCCTACTCCAAGAACGCTATGACGCGCACTTATCCCAACTAGAAGAACTTATAGAACTGGAAATTGAGCGTAATGTCAAAAATGGGCATCTTCGTTATTTAGCCGAACATTACGCTAACGAGTTTAACGAAGCGCGTCAGATATGGGAACACTACAAAGGTGACTTAATCACAGGTTTTAAGAAGTTTCAAGATAGCAATAACTTAGAAATTATCACTTGTGGTGCTACTCACGGCTATCTACCATTGATGAAAATGTATCCACAAGCTGTGTGGGCGCAAATTCAGGTAGCTTGTGAACACTACGAGCAAACCTTTGGCCAAGCCCCCAGAGGTATTTGGTTGCCGGAATGCGCTTACTATGAAGGTGTGGAGCGAATGCTGGCGGATGCTGGTTTACGCTATTTCCTCACTGATGGACATGGCATTTTATACGCTCGTCCTCGCCCACGCTTTGGTACTTATGCGCCGATTTTTACAGAACCTGGTGTTGCGGCTTTTGGTCGAGACCATGAATCTTCTCAGCAAGTATGGTCTTCTGAGGTGGGTTATCCCGGTGCAGCTGAATATCGGGAATTTTACAAAGATTTGGGCTGGGAAGCAGAATATGAGTACATTAAACCCTACATCATGCCCAATGGTCAGCGCAAAAACACGGGGATTAAGTATCATAAAATTACTGGGCGTGGTTTAGGACTTTCTGATAAAGCACTCTATGATCCTTATTGGGCGAGGGAAAAGGCGGCAGAACACGCTGCTAACTTTATGTATAACCGGGAACGTCAAGTTGAGCATTTAAACGGTATCATGGGTCGCCCGCCCATTATTGTGTCGCCTTATGATGCTGAGTTATTTGGTCATTGGTGGTATGAAGGCCCTTGGTTTATTGATTACCTGTTCCGGAAATCATGGCACGACCAAGGCACATATGAAATGGCTCATTTGGCTGATTATTTGCGGACAGAACCAACTCAGCAAGTTTGTCGCCCTTCGCAGTCGAGTTGGGGTTATAAGGGTTTCCATGAGTATTGGTTGAATGAAACAAATGCTTGGATTTATCCACATTTACACAAAGCAACTGAACGCATGATTGAAATATCGCATATAGAAGCTGAAGATGATTTGCAGGAAAAAGCTCTCAACCAAGCTGCGCGGGAACTTTTATTAGCGCAATCTTCTGACTGGGCTTTTATTATGCGGACGGGTACAATGGTTCCCTATGCTGTGAGAAGAACGCGATCGCACTTAATGCGGTTCAATAAGCTCTACGAAGATGTTAAAATCGGCAAGGTGGATAGTGGTTGGCTGGAAAAGGTGGAATTAATGGATAATATTTTCCCTGCAATCAACTATCGGGTTTACCGTCCTTTGTCGTAG
- the rsgA gene encoding small ribosomal subunit biogenesis GTPase RsgA: MTTVETMSTNGQLLGTVLAVQANFYRVQLDVEDKSMRVQGEKEDFSPLPTPYSLLPTPPILLCTRRTRLKKIGQQVMVGDRVIVSEPDWSGGRGAISNVLPRESLLDRPAIANVDQILLAFAVTDPPLEPYQLSRFLLKAESTDVDVLLCLNKSDLVSPQVQQEISDRLLGWGYKPLFISVQNNINIDALLKYLNHKITVIAGPSGVGKSSLINVLIPTLNLRVGEVSGKLARGRHTTRHTELFELPGGGLLADTPGFNQPDLDCRPEELIYYFPEARERLAVASCRFSDCLHRDEPDCVVRGDWERYEHYLEFLDQAIAHQTHLHQQADPESTMKIKSKGQGKQQYEPKLESKKYRRVSRKTQLQELEQLYNEPEE, from the coding sequence ATGACAACAGTGGAAACTATGTCTACTAATGGACAGTTGCTCGGTACGGTGCTAGCCGTGCAAGCTAATTTTTATCGCGTGCAGCTGGATGTAGAAGACAAGAGTATGAGGGTACAGGGTGAGAAGGAAGATTTTTCCCCACTCCCTACTCCCTACTCCCTACTCCCTACTCCCCCCATCCTCCTCTGCACTCGCCGAACCCGTTTGAAAAAAATCGGGCAACAGGTGATGGTGGGCGATCGCGTCATTGTTTCCGAGCCTGATTGGTCTGGTGGTAGGGGGGCAATTTCCAATGTTCTACCCCGTGAAAGTTTATTAGACCGACCAGCGATCGCCAATGTTGACCAAATCCTCCTGGCATTTGCCGTTACAGACCCACCTCTGGAACCTTATCAATTAAGTCGATTTCTGCTAAAAGCTGAATCTACTGATGTTGATGTGCTTTTATGCCTGAATAAGAGTGATTTAGTCTCACCACAGGTACAACAGGAAATTAGCGATCGCCTATTAGGTTGGGGCTATAAACCCCTATTTATTAGCGTCCAAAACAACATCAATATTGACGCATTACTTAAGTATCTCAATCATAAAATTACTGTCATTGCTGGGCCTTCTGGCGTGGGAAAATCTAGCCTGATTAACGTGCTGATACCCACTCTTAACCTGCGAGTGGGGGAAGTCTCTGGCAAATTAGCACGAGGTCGCCATACAACGCGCCATACAGAATTATTTGAATTACCAGGGGGTGGTTTGCTGGCCGATACTCCCGGCTTTAATCAACCTGACTTAGATTGTCGCCCCGAAGAATTAATCTATTACTTCCCAGAAGCCAGAGAACGGTTAGCAGTGGCTAGCTGTCGTTTTAGTGACTGTCTGCATCGAGACGAGCCTGATTGTGTGGTGCGGGGCGACTGGGAAAGATACGAACATTACTTGGAATTTTTAGATCAGGCGATCGCACATCAGACCCATCTGCACCAACAAGCCGATCCCGAATCAACCATGAAAATCAAAAGCAAAGGTCAGGGTAAGCAACAGTACGAACCGAAGTTAGAGAGTAAAAAATATCGTCGCGTTTCTCGGAAAACACAGTTGCAAGAATTAGAACAATTGTATAACGAACCCGAAGAGTGA